A genome region from Maridesulfovibrio salexigens DSM 2638 includes the following:
- a CDS encoding rhomboid family intramembrane serine protease, translating into MIPIRDNVPCLITPYVLRGIMIVNVIVFAFEQMLTPQGRLALFHLLGVVPARFFNPEWAVAAGYPDSGILPLFTYMFLHSGWLHIILNLWMLWIFADNIEDAMGHGRFILFYLVCGIIAIAVQMIINPSASAPVIGASGAVAGIMGAYMVLYPHGQVLTLFPVIIIPFFFKIPASLFLGLWFILQVFSGVSEHFAEGAQKVAWAAHIGGFIAGVILIRFFVKKDRCVYCYVPEKKDYELPEDF; encoded by the coding sequence ATGATCCCAATCCGCGACAACGTCCCCTGCCTGATCACGCCGTACGTGCTGCGCGGAATTATGATCGTAAACGTCATTGTCTTTGCGTTTGAACAGATGCTGACTCCGCAAGGACGGCTGGCACTTTTCCACCTGCTGGGCGTAGTCCCGGCAAGATTCTTCAATCCGGAATGGGCAGTAGCCGCCGGATATCCCGATTCCGGGATACTGCCGCTCTTCACTTACATGTTCCTGCATAGCGGCTGGCTGCATATCATTTTAAATTTATGGATGCTCTGGATTTTCGCAGACAACATCGAAGATGCCATGGGGCATGGACGGTTCATCTTGTTTTATCTGGTCTGCGGGATCATAGCCATCGCAGTACAGATGATAATAAACCCCTCTGCCAGTGCACCCGTAATCGGTGCATCCGGCGCAGTCGCCGGAATAATGGGAGCATACATGGTGCTCTACCCGCACGGGCAGGTACTGACTTTATTCCCTGTGATCATCATACCGTTTTTCTTCAAAATTCCCGCATCCTTATTCTTAGGACTCTGGTTCATACTTCAGGTTTTTTCCGGTGTATCCGAACATTTTGCCGAAGGAGCACAAAAAGTCGCATGGGCCGCCCATATAGGTGGGTTTATTGCCGGAGTGATATTGATTCGTTTTTTTGTGAAGAAGGATCGTTGTGTTTATTGTTATGTGCCAGAGAAGAAGGATTATGAGTTGCCGGAGGATTTTTAG
- the coaE gene encoding dephospho-CoA kinase (Dephospho-CoA kinase (CoaE) performs the final step in coenzyme A biosynthesis.), producing MCNNEDFQENETELLWTKTAEFSDRNTRLDKFWGTALEEEGISRGKVKDWIKAGFAEINGKICKKPNQKLMGNEELTLKGEAELTSLVPEELPLEIIYNDGKIAVINKPAGLTTHPAPSCPTGTLVHRMIHHFPEIRDMDEWRPGIVHRLDKFTSGLITVALNEHDRLAMSTAFADREVNKAYLAIVHGVPKREFGEIDQPMGRHPVHKTKMAVVLKGGRDARSEYEVLWSDPAGRASLVKVKIYTGRTHQIRVHMAHIGHPLVGDQVYGSMPHAIWEQDQPQLAKLAERQMLHAYSLSFTHPDSEEELSFTQAPPEDFINMLKALDKSVQRVGLIGMPCGGKSAVLKILAEKKIPTFSADESVARSYEKDGAGWELMRQRFGNRFIDNETGNIDKAELFTAMCENEDLRREVMNIIHPIVQHDVTEFYKTNSNQPLAVAEVPLLLEGGWHTKKLVDAVIGIRTPEEKRTGELREKRGIDPEMLAVFDSWQWDEKSKMDCCTAIIENDADLAKLDSETTRILEVLADLRKDKETSFENYLKKLFNPDES from the coding sequence ATGTGCAATAACGAAGATTTTCAAGAAAATGAGACCGAACTTCTCTGGACAAAAACTGCAGAATTTTCTGACCGCAATACCCGGTTGGATAAATTCTGGGGAACCGCTCTGGAGGAAGAAGGTATTTCTCGGGGAAAGGTAAAAGACTGGATCAAGGCCGGATTCGCTGAGATAAATGGTAAGATCTGCAAAAAGCCTAACCAGAAATTGATGGGAAATGAAGAGCTTACCCTCAAAGGTGAGGCAGAACTGACTTCACTGGTCCCCGAAGAGCTGCCACTGGAAATTATATATAATGATGGAAAGATCGCGGTTATCAATAAACCAGCAGGACTGACCACTCACCCAGCTCCAAGTTGCCCCACAGGAACACTCGTTCACCGCATGATTCACCACTTCCCTGAAATCCGGGATATGGACGAATGGCGGCCCGGAATTGTGCACCGTCTGGACAAATTTACATCCGGCCTCATTACCGTAGCCTTGAACGAACATGACCGTCTTGCCATGTCCACCGCTTTTGCTGATCGCGAGGTCAACAAGGCGTACCTTGCAATCGTACACGGTGTTCCAAAACGTGAGTTTGGTGAAATTGACCAGCCTATGGGCAGACATCCGGTACATAAGACCAAAATGGCGGTTGTCCTCAAAGGTGGACGCGATGCCCGTTCCGAATATGAAGTTCTCTGGTCCGACCCAGCCGGACGTGCCAGCCTAGTTAAAGTAAAAATTTACACAGGACGCACCCACCAGATCAGGGTCCATATGGCCCACATAGGTCATCCGCTGGTTGGCGATCAGGTATACGGTTCCATGCCTCACGCTATTTGGGAACAGGATCAGCCGCAGCTGGCAAAACTGGCTGAACGCCAGATGTTGCATGCCTACTCGCTCTCATTCACTCACCCCGACTCTGAAGAAGAGCTGAGCTTCACTCAGGCACCGCCCGAAGATTTCATCAACATGCTCAAGGCTCTTGATAAATCAGTACAGCGTGTCGGCTTAATCGGCATGCCCTGTGGAGGCAAATCCGCAGTACTTAAAATTCTTGCAGAAAAGAAAATCCCCACTTTCAGTGCAGATGAATCCGTAGCCCGTTCCTATGAAAAAGACGGAGCAGGATGGGAACTAATGCGCCAGAGATTCGGCAACCGTTTCATCGACAACGAAACCGGCAACATTGATAAGGCTGAACTCTTCACCGCAATGTGCGAAAATGAAGACCTGCGCCGGGAAGTCATGAATATAATCCACCCCATAGTGCAACACGATGTAACCGAATTCTACAAAACCAACTCAAACCAACCGCTGGCAGTTGCGGAAGTTCCCCTGCTGCTGGAAGGCGGCTGGCATACCAAGAAACTGGTTGATGCTGTAATCGGAATCCGCACACCGGAAGAGAAGCGGACGGGAGAATTGCGCGAGAAACGTGGAATTGATCCTGAAATGCTTGCGGTTTTCGATTCATGGCAGTGGGATGAAAAATCCAAAATGGATTGCTGCACCGCGATCATAGAAAATGACGCTGATCTGGCTAAACTTGATTCGGAAACAACGCGAATTCTCGAAGTTCTGGCTGACCTGCGCAAGGACAAGGAAACATCATTCGAGAACTACCTGAAAAAGCTGTTCAACCCTGATGAGAGCTAG
- the upp gene encoding uracil phosphoribosyltransferase, which produces MAVHVVDHPLVRHKLGILREDGISTSRFRALAQEISRLLTYEATKDLATEAKTITGWAGEVEVEEIKGKKITVVPILRAGLGMMDGVLDMVPGARVSVVGFYRDEETLQPVEYYVKLASNIDERIALILDPMLATGGTLMATIDLLKKSGCTNIKGLFLVAAPEGIEKIVKAHPDVDIYTASIDEKLNDAGYILPGLGDAGDKIFGTK; this is translated from the coding sequence GTGGCGGTACATGTGGTAGACCATCCTTTGGTAAGACACAAGCTCGGCATTCTCCGTGAAGACGGCATCAGCACAAGTCGTTTTCGCGCACTGGCTCAGGAAATTTCCAGACTGCTTACTTATGAAGCAACCAAAGACCTCGCAACCGAAGCTAAAACCATTACTGGTTGGGCGGGTGAAGTTGAGGTTGAGGAAATCAAGGGTAAAAAAATCACCGTAGTTCCTATTCTTAGGGCCGGCCTCGGTATGATGGACGGCGTTCTGGACATGGTTCCCGGTGCCCGTGTCAGTGTTGTCGGCTTTTACCGTGACGAAGAGACTTTGCAGCCTGTCGAATATTACGTCAAGCTTGCAAGTAACATTGATGAGCGTATCGCTCTTATTCTTGACCCCATGCTCGCTACCGGCGGAACCCTGATGGCAACAATCGATCTTCTCAAGAAGTCCGGTTGTACCAATATTAAAGGTCTGTTCCTCGTAGCTGCTCCTGAAGGGATTGAGAAAATTGTTAAAGCTCATCCGGACGTTGATATTTACACGGCGTCCATCGATGAAAAACTCAATGATGCAGGATACATTCTCCCCGGTCTCGGAGACGCGGGCGATAAGATATTCGGCACTAAGTAA
- a CDS encoding uracil-xanthine permease family protein, translating into MSTSSTDYNFRAKDVVLGAQMLFVAFGALVLVPLLTGLDPNVALFTAGAGTLVFQVVTKGKIPVFLASSFAFIAPIIYGVQTWGIPSTLCGLAAAGLFYVVLSFLIRWRGTDILKRVLPPIVTGPVIMVIGLILAPVAVFMAVGKTGDGSVVLVPEKTALIVSMVSLAVTVAVSLLGKGWLKLIPILCGIAAGYITSLFMGLVNFEAVAAAPWFAIPNFTAPEWNLEAVLFIVPVAIAPAIEHFGDVLAISSVANKDYVKEPGIQNTMLGDGLATSLAAFLGGPPNTTYSEVTGAVALIKVFNPAIMTWAAIVAMSLAFCGKVGAFLSTIPVPVMGGIMVLLFGAIMVVGMNTLVRAGDDLMEARNLAIVALIVIFGVGGMSLPTPFSDEFRLGGIGLAGILGVFLNLVLPQPKKEE; encoded by the coding sequence ATGAGCACATCCAGTACTGACTATAATTTCAGGGCAAAAGACGTTGTCCTCGGCGCGCAGATGCTTTTCGTCGCATTCGGTGCACTCGTCCTTGTTCCCCTGTTGACCGGGCTTGATCCCAACGTGGCCCTTTTTACTGCCGGCGCTGGTACACTTGTTTTTCAGGTTGTTACCAAGGGTAAGATTCCCGTATTTCTGGCATCCTCATTTGCATTCATTGCGCCCATCATCTACGGCGTACAGACTTGGGGTATCCCATCCACTCTCTGCGGTCTTGCTGCCGCTGGTCTTTTCTACGTTGTACTCAGTTTTCTCATCCGCTGGCGCGGTACAGATATCCTTAAGCGTGTTCTGCCTCCGATTGTAACCGGTCCGGTCATCATGGTTATCGGTCTGATCCTTGCCCCGGTAGCAGTCTTCATGGCTGTTGGTAAAACCGGTGATGGCTCAGTTGTGCTGGTTCCAGAAAAGACCGCACTGATCGTGTCCATGGTTTCCCTCGCGGTTACCGTTGCCGTGTCCCTGCTCGGTAAAGGCTGGCTCAAGCTGATTCCCATCCTCTGCGGTATCGCAGCAGGTTACATTACCTCCCTTTTTATGGGACTGGTCAACTTTGAAGCTGTTGCCGCTGCTCCGTGGTTTGCAATCCCCAATTTTACCGCACCTGAATGGAACCTAGAAGCAGTGCTCTTTATCGTTCCGGTGGCAATCGCTCCGGCAATTGAGCACTTCGGTGATGTTCTTGCCATCAGCTCCGTTGCCAACAAGGATTATGTGAAAGAGCCCGGTATCCAGAACACCATGCTCGGTGACGGTCTGGCTACCTCTCTTGCTGCTTTTCTTGGTGGACCTCCGAACACTACTTACTCTGAGGTTACCGGTGCCGTTGCCCTGATCAAGGTTTTCAACCCCGCAATCATGACTTGGGCTGCAATTGTTGCCATGTCACTCGCTTTCTGCGGTAAGGTCGGTGCATTCCTGTCCACCATTCCCGTTCCGGTAATGGGCGGTATCATGGTCCTGCTTTTCGGTGCGATCATGGTTGTCGGCATGAACACTCTCGTTCGTGCAGGCGATGACCTCATGGAAGCACGCAACTTAGCTATCGTAGCTCTGATCGTAATCTTCGGTGTAGGCGGCATGTCCCTGCCTACTCCTTTCAGCGATGAGTTCAGACTCGGCGGAATCGGTCTTGCCGGTATTCTCGGTGTCTTTCTGAACCTTGTCCTGCCGCAACCGAAGAAAGAAGAATAG